A genomic stretch from Methylorubrum extorquens includes:
- a CDS encoding methyl-accepting chemotaxis receptor transducer precursor (Evidence 2b : Function from indirect experimental evidences (e.g. phenotypes); Product type rc : receptor) → MRFSLKAALIALFGGLTLITIGQGVVSLMELSSIRRGVDAVATNWLPSVLAVNEMGTAASQMRLRQYRTVTTSTDPETLAANRSNYERALSDMAAARKRYEPLISSPEERALYTQFSELWSRYDEASRRIIAMMERGEQREAMAELVGPGLLSLYSQSSDLITRAITLNRDGSTRDASTAVGNVETASIVASVTMAVAVLVALFAMAFGFLRISRPITGITGMMGALAAGDVETPVPYRQRRDEVGAMAAAVQVFKDNLIRTRALEAETALARASAEEQRKAAMRSMADSFEAAIGGIIGTVTSAATELQATAQSMSGTATETASQSITVASAAEEAATNVGTVAAAAEELGTSVHEIGRQVATSSELAQAAVGEADQTAGLVQNLSSAAAKIGDVVSMISSIAGQTNLLALNATIEAARAGEAGRGFAVVAAEVKELANQTARATSEIAQQIGTIQSATDQAVSAIGGISGRIREINGVAAGIAAAVEQQGAATQEIVRNVAQASTGTAEVTSNIAGVARASEETGAAASQVLGAASELSRQSEQLSAEVSRFLATVRAA, encoded by the coding sequence ATGCGCTTCTCTCTCAAAGCTGCTCTCATCGCCCTGTTCGGTGGGCTCACGCTCATTACGATCGGCCAGGGGGTGGTCTCCCTGATGGAGCTGTCGTCGATCCGCCGAGGTGTCGATGCGGTCGCCACCAACTGGCTTCCGTCCGTCCTCGCCGTCAACGAGATGGGGACGGCTGCAAGCCAGATGCGCCTGCGGCAGTATCGGACCGTCACGACCTCCACCGATCCCGAGACGTTGGCGGCGAACCGGAGCAACTACGAACGGGCGCTGAGCGACATGGCGGCGGCGCGCAAGCGCTACGAGCCCCTGATCTCGTCCCCGGAAGAACGTGCGCTCTACACGCAGTTTTCGGAGCTGTGGTCCCGCTACGATGAGGCGAGCCGCCGTATCATCGCGATGATGGAGCGGGGCGAGCAGCGGGAAGCCATGGCGGAACTGGTCGGGCCCGGCCTGCTCTCGTTGTACAGCCAATCGAGCGACCTGATCACCCGCGCGATCACCCTCAATCGCGACGGCTCCACGCGCGACGCGTCGACCGCGGTCGGCAATGTCGAGACTGCTTCGATCGTTGCGAGTGTCACGATGGCGGTCGCCGTGCTCGTCGCCCTGTTTGCGATGGCGTTCGGCTTCCTGCGGATCTCGCGGCCGATCACCGGCATCACCGGCATGATGGGCGCGCTCGCCGCCGGGGACGTCGAGACGCCGGTGCCGTACCGTCAGCGCCGGGACGAAGTCGGCGCGATGGCGGCCGCCGTCCAAGTGTTCAAGGACAACCTGATCCGCACCCGCGCCCTGGAAGCCGAGACGGCGCTCGCCCGCGCTTCGGCCGAGGAGCAGCGGAAGGCGGCGATGCGGTCGATGGCCGACAGCTTCGAGGCCGCAATCGGCGGGATCATCGGCACCGTGACCTCGGCGGCGACCGAGTTGCAGGCCACGGCCCAGAGCATGTCGGGGACCGCGACCGAAACAGCCTCCCAGTCGATCACCGTGGCGTCCGCCGCCGAGGAGGCGGCGACCAATGTAGGGACCGTCGCGGCCGCAGCGGAAGAACTCGGCACCTCCGTGCACGAGATCGGCCGGCAGGTGGCCACTTCGTCCGAACTCGCCCAGGCCGCGGTCGGCGAAGCCGACCAGACCGCGGGGCTGGTCCAGAACCTGTCGAGCGCGGCCGCCAAGATCGGCGACGTGGTGTCGATGATCTCGTCGATCGCCGGACAGACCAACCTGCTCGCGCTCAATGCAACCATCGAGGCGGCGCGGGCCGGCGAAGCCGGGCGCGGCTTCGCGGTGGTCGCGGCGGAGGTGAAGGAACTCGCCAACCAGACCGCCCGGGCGACCAGCGAGATCGCACAGCAGATCGGCACGATCCAGAGCGCGACCGATCAGGCGGTCTCGGCCATCGGCGGCATTTCCGGCCGCATCCGCGAGATCAACGGCGTTGCCGCCGGCATCGCGGCGGCGGTCGAGCAGCAGGGCGCGGCGACGCAGGAGATCGTGCGCAACGTCGCCCAGGCCTCGACCGGAACGGCCGAGGTGACGAGCAACATCGCCGGCGTTGCCCGCGCCTCCGAAGAGACTGGCGCGGCGGCGAGCCAAGTGCTCGGCGCGGCGTCCGAATTGTCGCGTCAGTCCGAGCAGCTCTCAGCGGAGGTGAGCCGCTTCCTCGCGACCGTGCGGGCGGCATAG
- a CDS encoding putative alcohol dehydrogenase (Evidence 3 : Putative function from multiple computational evidences; PubMedId : 1735726; Product type e : enzyme), with protein MRAYEMSAAAGLDSWKRAERPTPEPGRGQVLVRMRAASLNYRDLLICQGRYPFAVNLDRLIPLSDGAGEIVALGAGVRRFIGGERVAGIFSQSWLGGAQVADTWQTALGGAIDGVLTEYQVFDEDGLVTLPDHLSFEEGATLPCAAVTAWNALYGLKPLRAGETVLTLGTGGVSIFAIQLAHAAGARVIATSSSDAKLEKARALGAHDTINYRTHPDWESEVRRLTGGTGVDHVVEVGGTGTLPRSIASTRPGGHIGLIGLLAQGEAIDPLAILGASCIVRGVAVGPREMFEDMNRSIALHGIKPVIDRVYGFDEAPAALKALAEAGHVGKIVIRID; from the coding sequence ATGCGCGCCTACGAGATGTCCGCCGCCGCCGGCCTCGACAGTTGGAAGCGTGCCGAGCGCCCGACGCCCGAACCGGGCCGCGGGCAGGTTCTGGTGCGGATGCGTGCCGCCTCCCTCAACTACCGCGATCTGCTGATCTGCCAGGGCCGCTACCCGTTCGCGGTCAATCTCGACCGGCTGATCCCGCTCTCGGACGGGGCGGGTGAGATCGTGGCGCTCGGCGCCGGCGTGCGCCGCTTCATCGGCGGCGAGCGGGTCGCCGGGATCTTCTCCCAGAGCTGGCTCGGCGGCGCGCAGGTGGCCGACACGTGGCAGACCGCGCTCGGCGGCGCCATCGACGGGGTGCTGACCGAGTATCAGGTGTTCGACGAGGACGGGCTCGTCACGCTGCCCGATCATCTCAGTTTCGAGGAAGGGGCGACGCTGCCCTGCGCAGCGGTGACCGCCTGGAACGCACTCTACGGGCTCAAGCCCCTTCGGGCCGGCGAGACGGTGCTGACGCTCGGCACCGGCGGCGTCTCGATCTTCGCGATCCAACTCGCCCACGCGGCCGGTGCGCGGGTCATCGCCACCTCGTCGAGCGATGCCAAGCTGGAGAAGGCCCGCGCGCTCGGCGCGCACGACACCATCAACTACCGCACCCATCCCGATTGGGAGAGCGAGGTGCGCCGGCTGACCGGCGGAACCGGGGTCGATCACGTCGTCGAGGTCGGCGGCACCGGGACGCTCCCGCGCTCCATCGCCTCGACCCGGCCCGGCGGGCATATCGGCTTGATCGGCCTGCTGGCCCAGGGCGAGGCGATCGACCCGCTGGCGATCCTCGGCGCGAGCTGCATCGTGCGCGGCGTCGCCGTCGGCCCGCGGGAGATGTTCGAGGACATGAATCGCTCGATCGCCCTGCACGGGATCAAGCCGGTGATCGACCGGGTCTATGGTTTCGACGAGGCGCCGGCGGCCCTCAAAGCCCTGGCCGAGGCCGGGCATGTCGGCAAGATCGTGATCCGGATCGATTGA
- a CDS encoding exported protein of unknown function (Evidence 5 : Unknown function), with translation MRAGVGRGLLAALVLPVAASAADVTTVRTETFPRPPYSGATYYVYERAGQTICTKLAVCNKFDQCETSYVPGAFRAPEDTATGDPYGTTPAVPIAPASLAKHVCLTRFGLVQR, from the coding sequence ATGCGCGCAGGGGTCGGACGGGGACTGCTCGCAGCGCTCGTGTTGCCGGTGGCAGCGAGCGCTGCGGACGTCACGACGGTGCGGACCGAGACCTTCCCCCGACCGCCCTATTCCGGGGCGACCTATTACGTCTACGAGCGGGCGGGCCAGACGATCTGCACCAAGCTCGCCGTGTGCAACAAGTTCGACCAGTGCGAGACCAGCTACGTCCCCGGCGCCTTTCGCGCGCCCGAGGACACCGCCACCGGAGATCCCTACGGGACCACGCCTGCGGTGCCGATCGCGCCCGCCTCGCTCGCCAAGCATGTCTGCCTGACGCGGTTCGGACTGGTGCAGCGGTAG
- a CDS encoding tRNA/rRNA methyltransferase (Evidence 2b : Function from indirect experimental evidences (e.g. phenotypes); Product type e : enzyme), translating to MSAPVVILVEPQLAENIGMTARAMANFGLSELRLVAPKNGWPKKGVREAASGATYVLDGAKVYATLPEAIADLQFLLATTARERGQMKRVFAPEDAMTATAERIGHGERIGLMFGRERVGLSNDEVSLADAIVTFPVTDEFPSLNLAQAVLLMGYEWRRAAGLATLRFSGEMLSPPATREAMLSLFASLEETLAGAGFYPPEKQEIIARNMRDMLHRMAMSEQDVRTFRGALRALNRKARTTDEA from the coding sequence ATGAGCGCCCCCGTCGTCATCCTGGTCGAGCCGCAACTTGCCGAGAATATCGGCATGACCGCCCGCGCCATGGCGAATTTCGGCCTGTCAGAGTTGCGTCTCGTGGCGCCCAAGAACGGCTGGCCGAAGAAGGGCGTGCGCGAGGCGGCCTCCGGCGCGACTTACGTGCTCGATGGGGCCAAGGTCTACGCCACGCTGCCGGAGGCCATCGCCGACCTGCAGTTTCTCCTCGCCACCACCGCCCGCGAGCGCGGGCAGATGAAGCGCGTCTTCGCCCCCGAGGACGCCATGACGGCCACCGCCGAGCGGATCGGTCACGGTGAGCGGATCGGGCTGATGTTCGGACGCGAGCGGGTGGGCTTGAGCAACGACGAGGTGTCGCTGGCCGACGCCATCGTCACCTTCCCGGTGACGGACGAGTTCCCCTCGCTCAACCTCGCTCAGGCCGTGCTGCTGATGGGCTATGAGTGGCGCCGCGCCGCCGGTCTCGCCACCCTTCGCTTCTCCGGCGAGATGCTCTCGCCACCCGCCACTCGCGAAGCAATGCTCTCGCTGTTCGCGAGCCTGGAGGAGACGTTGGCGGGGGCCGGCTTCTACCCGCCGGAGAAGCAGGAGATCATCGCCCGCAACATGCGCGACATGCTCCACCGCATGGCGATGTCCGAGCAGGACGTGCGCACCTTCCGCGGGGCGCTGCGGGCGTTGAACCGGAAGGCTCGCACGACCGACGAGGCGTAG
- a CDS encoding Plasmid stabilization system produces MIVVFTAEAEADLERIGDFIAQDNPRRAVSFVTELVERCLRLAEFPEGFPLVPLYADSGVRRRSYSSYLIFYRVRGERIEILHVMSGVRDWESLLFPD; encoded by the coding sequence ATGATCGTCGTCTTCACCGCCGAGGCTGAAGCCGATCTGGAGCGTATCGGCGACTTCATTGCCCAGGACAATCCGCGCCGGGCTGTCAGCTTCGTCACCGAACTGGTCGAGCGGTGCCTCCGGCTCGCCGAATTTCCCGAAGGCTTCCCGCTGGTTCCGCTTTACGCCGACAGCGGCGTCCGGCGGCGCTCCTACAGTTCCTACCTCATCTTCTACCGGGTGCGCGGCGAGCGGATTGAGATCCTGCACGTCATGAGTGGGGTGCGGGATTGGGAATCGCTGCTCTTCCCGGATTGA
- a CDS encoding putative addiction module antidote protein, CopG/Arc/MetJ family (Evidence 3 : Putative function from multiple computational evidences; Product type cp : cell process), whose protein sequence is MPSSADLGTRLESYVTSLVKEGRYRSRSEVLREGVRLVEEREKRLSLLDAALARGAADADADRVTPAEDVRARLIAKYEKLSGPDA, encoded by the coding sequence ATGCCGAGCAGCGCCGACCTCGGAACCCGCCTCGAAAGCTATGTCACGTCGCTCGTGAAAGAGGGCCGCTACCGCTCCCGAAGCGAGGTTCTTCGCGAGGGCGTGCGCTTGGTCGAAGAGCGCGAGAAGCGCCTGTCTCTGCTTGATGCGGCCCTGGCCCGTGGTGCCGCCGATGCCGACGCCGACCGGGTGACGCCGGCCGAAGACGTCAGGGCACGGTTGATCGCCAAATACGAAAAGCTGTCCGGCCCGGATGCATGA
- the fae gene encoding formaldehyde activating enzyme homolog (Evidence 2b : Function from indirect experimental evidences (e.g. phenotypes); Product type e : enzyme), producing the protein MSDRIILRAGEALVAGGPPNTASEPEVIIGELDGPVGTALATLTGDQVVGHSRVFALLNTDIMVRPVTLCVSKVSVTENKYTSILMGTVQYAIANGVLDAVRAGYIPKEKANDLGIICSVWLSPGVIQAETVDHKALFEIQRKGMTEAIRKAMTNEPSIDWLLENQDKIVHKYYQMGLDGKI; encoded by the coding sequence ATGAGCGACCGCATCATCCTGCGCGCCGGCGAGGCCCTCGTTGCGGGCGGCCCGCCCAACACGGCGTCCGAGCCCGAGGTCATCATCGGCGAGCTCGACGGGCCGGTCGGCACCGCGCTCGCCACCCTAACCGGCGATCAAGTCGTCGGCCACAGCCGCGTCTTCGCGCTCCTGAACACCGACATCATGGTCCGCCCGGTGACGCTGTGCGTCTCCAAGGTGAGCGTGACCGAGAACAAGTACACCTCGATCCTGATGGGCACGGTGCAATACGCCATCGCCAACGGCGTGCTCGACGCGGTGCGGGCCGGCTACATCCCCAAGGAGAAGGCCAACGACCTCGGCATCATCTGCTCGGTCTGGCTCAGCCCGGGCGTGATCCAGGCCGAGACCGTCGATCACAAGGCGCTGTTCGAGATCCAGCGCAAGGGTATGACCGAGGCGATCCGCAAGGCCATGACCAACGAGCCCTCGATCGACTGGCTCCTCGAGAACCAGGACAAGATCGTCCATAAATACTACCAGATGGGCCTCGACGGTAAGATCTGA
- a CDS encoding protein of unknown function; putative membrane protein (Evidence 5 : Unknown function), with product MTETGNDRDGLRYTVALIEIQGGLVGLWAFLHDLMQTGAAVPLTLLPGVLFIGLVLAASVVAGVALWQDRRLGYTLSVPVQLAQVIWLVSAGLTVRISASGWLLADVFLRAPAEGGLVLGWQFDAARKGGYALSLAPREDFTLALNLIALAILIWLGFRLRGLLPFRRGG from the coding sequence ATGACGGAGACCGGAAACGACCGCGACGGCCTGCGCTACACCGTGGCGCTGATCGAGATCCAGGGCGGGCTGGTGGGCCTGTGGGCCTTCCTGCACGACCTGATGCAGACCGGTGCCGCGGTGCCGCTGACCTTGCTGCCCGGCGTGCTGTTCATCGGGCTGGTGCTGGCGGCGAGCGTCGTCGCGGGCGTGGCGCTTTGGCAGGACCGGCGTCTGGGCTACACCCTCTCCGTTCCGGTGCAGCTCGCCCAGGTGATCTGGCTCGTGAGCGCGGGCCTCACCGTCCGCATCTCGGCCAGCGGCTGGCTGCTGGCCGACGTGTTTCTCCGCGCGCCGGCGGAGGGCGGGCTCGTGCTCGGCTGGCAGTTCGATGCGGCACGTAAGGGCGGCTACGCCCTCTCGCTGGCCCCGCGGGAGGATTTCACCCTCGCGCTGAACCTGATCGCCCTCGCCATCCTGATCTGGCTCGGATTTCGCCTGCGCGGCCTACTGCCGTTCCGCAGGGGCGGGTAA